The region GATTACCGTGGTGCATGAAATCGCGCATTTTCTTGGAATTACTGAGGAAAGGCTTGCTGAACTCGGATACGGTTGACAGGAAAGCAATTGGAAAAAAAGGGCGGTTGAAGAAATCTCCAACCGCCTGGAAAGCCACTCAATTGAGTATGTTTCTGACAAAAGAGTATTACAAGAGTTCCACTTTTACAGGAGTCGTGTTGGCAATATTATCTGAAACCGGGCACCTGCTCTCTATTTCTTCTACAAAAGCTTCCTTTTCTTCCTTTGACATCGCCGAGTCGATAGTTAAGGTAACTTTTATGCCTGTAAGTCCCGGTCTGTTTTCCTTGCTTTTGCCGAGTATGATCTCCGTGTCAAATGCCCCTTCAATTTTCATGTCCATGCCATTTAAGTTGATTCTCTTCTGGTTTGCGATGATTCTTGCCACTGTGCCAATGCAGCCTGCAAGAGATGCGAAAAGATACTCAATGGGGTTTGGTCCCGCATCAGTCCCCCCACCTGCCTGTGGTTGATCAACATAAAGAGTATGATTCCCTGCTTTTACTTCAACTTTAAATTTGTCACCTAGCTTTGCCTCAATGCTTACTGTTTTCATTTTTGCCATCGTATTTCCTCCTGAAAGTATTTTCCTTTATCCCTTTGATGTGCTGATAGTGATAGTTTGATAAAAAATTTTCTATGACAATGTTGTTTCGATTACTGCCCTTGAATCCGCAGGGATCGAAGATTCCCTGCAGCCTGCTGCGGGGAGCTTCAATTCATACAGAACGCTTTCAATAAAGCTGACGCCTATCAGCAGTGCCCGTTCAGCCTTTCGTCGAATTCATTGGGGCTGAACCTGTATTCCTGAGTTCCGTAACACTCTACTGCAAAGGAAGCGCATACGCTGCCCCTCCTCGCGCACTGCTCGATGTCCATGCCTCGGACTATACCGCTGATCAGCCCGCCTCTGTACGCATCGCCGGCGCCCGTAGGGTCCTCTACCTTCTTTGGCTTAACAACAGGAATTCTTATTTCACCGTCCGGCAGGAAGACCTGCGACCCCTGTTCACCCAGGGTGACAATGATAGCCTTGGCCCGTTTTTTCAAGTCTTCTTTGTTTAACCCGGTCTTGCTCATAATAAGATTGAGTTCATAATCATTGGAGATCAGAATCCGGCACCCCTCTAGGGCATCGAGCAGGTCTTTTGCATCCAGCACGGGCAGAGATTGTCCGGGGTCAAAAATGTAGTCTATTCCCCTGGCTTTACAGGCGCGAGGGTAATTTATCATGTCCTCAAGATTACCGGGGGAGACGATGACAATGGTATCCTCAGGATTGAGTTTGTCGAAATCCAGACAGGAAGAATGTTTCATGGCGCCCGGGTTGAACCCGGTGATCTGGTTGTCGGCAAGGTCCGTGGTTATGTAGGCGCTTGCAGTGAATTCTTCTTCTATGATTTTGATGGTTTCGGTAGAAATCCCATTCTTTGCCAGCCATGCGAGGTATCTATGATAATCATGGCCGATAGTAGCCGAAATCATAGGCTTTTCACCCATTAGGGTGAGC is a window of Deltaproteobacteria bacterium DNA encoding:
- a CDS encoding OsmC family protein codes for the protein MAKMKTVSIEAKLGDKFKVEVKAGNHTLYVDQPQAGGGTDAGPNPIEYLFASLAGCIGTVARIIANQKRINLNGMDMKIEGAFDTEIILGKSKENRPGLTGIKVTLTIDSAMSKEEKEAFVEEIESRCPVSDNIANTTPVKVELL
- a CDS encoding carbohydrate kinase family protein produces the protein MNIIVSGSLAYDRIMDFPGHFSDHILPDKIHVLNVCFQVNGMREKFGGTAGNIAYALTLMGEKPMISATIGHDYHRYLAWLAKNGISTETIKIIEEEFTASAYITTDLADNQITGFNPGAMKHSSCLDFDKLNPEDTIVIVSPGNLEDMINYPRACKARGIDYIFDPGQSLPVLDAKDLLDALEGCRILISNDYELNLIMSKTGLNKEDLKKRAKAIIVTLGEQGSQVFLPDGEIRIPVVKPKKVEDPTGAGDAYRGGLISGIVRGMDIEQCARRGSVCASFAVECYGTQEYRFSPNEFDERLNGHC